From one Thermodesulfobium sp. 4217-1 genomic stretch:
- a CDS encoding ATP-binding protein produces MSGLDNFDALLDSSIFGVYIHQTEDGVIVFANERIAQILDYDSPDELIGKTIFDLHSEDEQKRIVKDNLRKRLKGEVDKVEVADYYLLSKNNHLVPVSVFVYTTIYNGKFSGLVIVLDRSKEESYKKLFFALSQINQLIVKVDNEDELFSKIVKILVTEVGYDSSVVGHVDEDDLFVKDYIYTSDNNHALRLKNDKVGVNQNTPYGRGTISDTYHTKKISYIQDVFKSERLSYWRDYFKEFNINFICAIPILKNDKVYKIIVIHDKYKGSLSDEHLVLLEEIQKDLSFAVEKLESGKNILILNKALETSHEWVLITDINGTIIQASKAVSDISGYSMDELIGSNPKVFKSNEQNAEFYKGLWNTILSADTFKGTVANKRKDNTTFYLDKVIVPFIRNDKIENFVDFSKDITELVNHERILRLTSKIFEALFHITNLSLNIESKEEFLEKLTAIFVRDLEFEIAYITAVEDSQFNIQYYDCSNQKYYSYITKLKVMISDKDFKKILNNPSLPCSQSLKNKGFYAFNNINLTDLCPFPALVKEYGINSCGSISICVNNEIIGNLSFLSENYDIFNPDIYELLNVIESQIESILNRISIESKLAVVRRQYQKLFSNLSSPFLYFKAIIIDNTEIIDDCVLIDANEMFGWTFNVPLAKINSEPFKSYIEDILISIGICSSVSKRCEFYCINEIYIDAIDQWFKISVYSPETDYYAIIFDNITERKLAERSLIVAKDMAEEANLAKSEFLANMSHEIRTPLNGIVGMIDLIGLTDLTKDQKDYFSTIKYCSDNLLDLISQILDFSKMEAKKMKLDNIIFDLRRLSDEVFKTHSFKAKEKNIELKYLFDKSIPNFIIGDSQKLRQVFNNLLTNAIKFTDRGAVEFTVLEDSEEDSKDFCNIRFIFEDTGIGISKEDQNKLFKPFNQIDSSITRRYGGTGLGLAISKKIIELMGSDISLESEKGKGSRFEFSIRFKKYSGYLKENDSPDPDFEKINSNLRILLVEDDKVNSMVTNMMLKNRGYEVFLAENGLKGFEIFKKDNFDAVLMDIRMPVMDGMEATKKIRELEEKENRVKTPIIALTAYALKGDREKFLSVGMDEYISKPFMAKDLYKMLDKVIYSSKNASAEKKDDSSSIKISDDYQIEFGNFDTEQEITIDIRKLEVEIESLCCHVASQDLVEIELSAHTLKDYFSKFGDDELKSCSFKIELAARSSNLKKVNEILQCLKDKFEIFKKVNDL; encoded by the coding sequence ATGAGCGGTTTAGATAATTTTGATGCACTACTTGATTCCTCAATATTTGGCGTGTATATTCATCAGACTGAAGATGGAGTGATTGTCTTCGCAAATGAGCGCATTGCCCAGATTCTTGACTATGATTCGCCAGACGAGTTAATTGGTAAGACTATCTTTGATCTGCACTCAGAAGATGAACAGAAAAGAATTGTTAAAGATAACCTTAGAAAGAGGCTAAAGGGCGAGGTCGACAAAGTTGAGGTAGCAGATTATTATCTCTTATCAAAAAACAATCATTTAGTGCCTGTTTCAGTTTTTGTGTACACAACGATTTATAATGGAAAATTTTCTGGCCTTGTAATCGTATTAGATAGATCTAAAGAGGAATCTTATAAAAAGCTCTTTTTTGCCCTCAGTCAGATAAATCAACTAATCGTGAAAGTAGATAACGAAGATGAGCTCTTTTCTAAGATAGTTAAAATCCTTGTGACTGAAGTTGGATATGACTCATCAGTTGTTGGGCATGTCGATGAAGACGATCTATTTGTAAAAGATTATATTTATACATCAGACAACAATCACGCTCTTCGATTAAAAAATGATAAAGTTGGCGTAAATCAAAATACGCCTTATGGCAGAGGCACCATTTCGGATACATATCATACAAAAAAGATCTCTTACATTCAAGACGTCTTTAAATCAGAAAGGCTAAGCTATTGGAGAGATTATTTTAAAGAATTCAATATCAATTTTATATGTGCGATCCCTATTTTAAAAAATGATAAAGTATATAAGATTATCGTTATTCACGATAAATACAAGGGCTCACTCAGCGATGAACATCTTGTTTTATTGGAAGAAATACAAAAAGACCTCTCGTTTGCGGTTGAAAAATTAGAATCAGGGAAAAATATTCTAATATTAAATAAGGCCTTGGAGACATCTCATGAATGGGTTTTAATTACAGATATAAATGGCACTATTATTCAGGCAAGCAAAGCTGTTTCAGACATTTCTGGCTACAGTATGGATGAGCTTATTGGCAGCAATCCAAAGGTATTCAAATCAAACGAACAAAACGCTGAATTTTATAAAGGCCTATGGAATACAATTTTAAGCGCTGATACCTTTAAGGGTACAGTGGCAAATAAGAGAAAAGATAATACGACTTTCTATCTGGACAAGGTTATTGTCCCATTTATTCGAAACGACAAAATCGAAAATTTTGTTGACTTCTCCAAAGACATAACTGAATTAGTCAATCATGAAAGAATTCTAAGATTAACTTCCAAAATATTTGAAGCCCTCTTCCACATTACAAACTTGTCCCTTAATATAGAGTCAAAAGAGGAATTTCTTGAAAAACTTACTGCTATTTTTGTCAGAGATTTAGAATTTGAAATTGCATACATAACTGCAGTTGAAGATTCACAATTTAATATTCAGTACTATGATTGTTCTAATCAAAAGTACTATTCTTATATAACAAAGTTAAAAGTGATGATTTCTGATAAAGATTTTAAAAAAATTCTAAACAATCCTTCATTGCCATGTAGCCAATCATTAAAAAATAAGGGATTTTATGCGTTTAATAATATAAATTTAACTGATCTGTGCCCATTTCCTGCTTTAGTTAAGGAATATGGAATTAATTCTTGCGGATCTATAAGCATATGTGTGAACAACGAAATTATTGGCAACCTATCTTTTTTGTCAGAGAACTATGACATTTTCAATCCTGATATATATGAGCTCTTAAATGTTATTGAGAGCCAGATTGAATCTATATTGAACAGAATCTCTATTGAGTCGAAACTTGCTGTAGTTCGAAGACAATATCAAAAACTCTTTTCTAATCTGAGCAGCCCATTTCTTTATTTTAAGGCAATAATTATTGACAATACTGAAATAATTGATGATTGCGTGCTAATTGATGCAAATGAAATGTTTGGATGGACATTTAACGTTCCATTGGCAAAGATAAACTCAGAGCCATTCAAGAGCTATATAGAAGATATCCTAATAAGCATTGGGATTTGCAGCTCTGTTTCCAAAAGATGTGAATTCTATTGTATAAACGAGATATATATCGATGCCATAGATCAGTGGTTCAAGATTTCAGTATATAGTCCAGAAACTGATTATTATGCGATTATATTTGACAACATTACAGAACGCAAGTTAGCAGAACGCAGCCTTATTGTAGCAAAGGATATGGCAGAGGAAGCAAACCTGGCAAAGAGTGAATTTTTAGCGAATATGAGTCATGAGATAAGAACGCCTTTAAATGGGATTGTAGGGATGATAGACCTTATAGGATTGACAGATCTTACAAAGGATCAAAAGGATTATTTTAGCACTATTAAATATTGCTCTGATAACCTGCTTGACTTGATAAGCCAAATATTAGACTTCTCCAAAATGGAAGCAAAAAAGATGAAGTTGGACAATATTATCTTTGACTTAAGAAGGCTCTCAGATGAGGTTTTTAAAACTCATTCCTTTAAAGCTAAAGAAAAAAATATTGAGCTTAAATATTTATTTGATAAATCTATTCCTAATTTTATTATTGGAGACTCTCAGAAACTAAGGCAAGTGTTTAATAATCTTCTTACAAATGCAATAAAGTTTACAGATCGTGGTGCTGTTGAGTTCACAGTTTTAGAAGATAGCGAAGAGGATTCTAAAGATTTTTGCAATATAAGATTTATATTTGAGGATACAGGAATAGGCATATCAAAAGAGGATCAAAACAAGCTATTTAAACCATTCAATCAAATAGACTCCTCTATTACTAGAAGGTATGGCGGAACTGGTCTTGGGCTTGCTATTTCAAAAAAGATAATCGAGCTTATGGGCTCTGATATAAGCTTAGAAAGCGAAAAGGGTAAGGGTTCAAGATTTGAATTTTCAATTAGATTCAAAAAATACTCTGGATATTTAAAAGAAAACGATAGCCCAGATCCAGATTTTGAAAAGATAAATTCCAATCTCAGAATTCTCCTTGTGGAAGACGACAAAGTTAATTCTATGGTAACTAATATGATGTTAAAAAATAGAGGATATGAAGTATTTTTAGCTGAAAATGGGTTAAAAGGATTTGAGATATTTAAGAAAGATAATTTTGACGCAGTATTAATGGACATTCGGATGCCCGTGATGGATGGCATGGAGGCTACAAAAAAGATAAGAGAGCTTGAAGAAAAAGAGAATAGAGTTAAAACGCCTATAATAGCTCTTACTGCCTATGCCTTGAAGGGTGATAGAGAAAAATTTTTGTCAGTTGGTATGGATGAATACATATCAAAGCCATTTATGGCTAAAGACTTATATAAAATGCTTGATAAGGTAATTTATAGTTCTAAAAATGCTTCGGCTGAAAAGAAAGATGACTCAAGTTCAATAAAGATTTCAGATGACTACCAAATTGAATTTGGAAATTTTGATACAGAACAAGAGATCACAATAGATATTCGCAAATTAGAAGTTGAGATCGAGAGTCTTTGCTGCCACGTGGCAAGTCAAGATTTAGTTGAAATTGAACTATCGGCTCACACCTTAAAAGATTATTTTTCAAAGTTTGGAGATGATGAGCTAAAAAGCTGCTCATTTAAGATTGAACTTGCCGCAAGGAGCTCAAATCTGAAAAAAGTTAATGAAATATTGCAATGTTTAAAAGATAAGTTTGAAATCTTTAAAAAGGTTAATGACTTATAG